GACCATCAGGAAGACGAAGAACGCTTCGGTGGCCAGCAGCTTGGGCACAATCAGCGGCCAGAAGGTATTCACCCAGCCGATCTGCGAGAAAAGGATGTACTGGGGAACGATCACCACATGGAACGGCAGCATGATGGTCAGGAGCATAATGCCGAACAACAATTTCTTGGCGGTGAACTGCAGCCGGGCGAAGGCGTACGCGGCCATGGAGCAGGAGATCAGGTTGCCGAGGATGGAACCGATCACCACAATCGCGGAGTTGATCATGTAGTGGCCGAAGGGGTGCGTCAGGGCCGACCAGCCTGAGGTGTAGTTGCTCATTTCCAGGCTGTTGAGCCAGAGTCCGGGCTCGCGGAAGATCAGCTCGTTGGGCCGAAGCGATGAAACCACCATCCACAGCAGGGGGTAGATCATCAACGCGCCGGCAAGGATCAGGACAGCGTGCTTCATGAAGGCCTTGCCGCGCTGGGCCTTGCTGAAGGCCAGTGTTCCGCGGGACTCACGGGGCTTGCGATGGTTCGTAGGCTTACCGGCACCTCCGGACTTCTTGTCCGAGGCGGGCAGCGTCTCCAGCTTAGTCGTCATAGAAAACCCAATACTTAGAAGCGATGAAGTTGATGGCAGTGAACACGCCGATGATCACCAGCAGGATCCATGCCATGGCGGAGGCATAGCCCATGTCGAACTGGCCGAAACCCTTTTGGTAGAGGTACAGGGTGAAGAACATCGTGGAGTCCGACGGGCCGCCGTTGCCGCCCGAGACGATGAACGCCTGGGTGAACGACTGGAAGGACCCGATGATCTGCAACACGAGGTTGAAGAAGATGATCGGACTCAGCATGGGGAGGGTAATCCGCCAGAACTGCTGGAGGGTGGTGGCGCCGTCAACCTTGGCTGCCTCGTAGTACATGTTCGGTATTTGCCGCAGGCCGGCCAGGAAGATGATCATGGGGGCGCCAAAGGTCCAGACGTGCAGCAGGATGATCGACCCCAGTGCCGTGCTCGGGTCAGATATCCAGCCGGGCCCCTGGATGCCGAACATGGCGAGGACCTGGTTCACCAGGCCGGTGGTGCCGAAAATCTGCTTCCAGAGGATAGCGACGGCAACAGAGCCGCCCAGGAGGGACGGCAGGTAAAACACCGAGCGGTAGAACGGCAGGCCACGCAGGCCTTTGTCCAGGACGAGGGCAATCAGCAGCGCCACCGCGAGCTGGAGCGGGACCCCGATAAACACGTATGCGAAGGTCACGCCAAGCGAGTTGTGCAGCCGTGCGTCCGTGAGCATGCGGGTGAAGTTGTCCAGGCCCACCCATTCCGGAGGCTGGAGCAGGTTGTAGTCCGTGAAGGACAGATACAGGGACATCAGCATGGGGCCGATGGTGATTGCCACCAGGCCCACCAGCCAGGGCAGCAGGAAGATATAGGCGGCCTTGTTGTCCCGGCCGTTGGCCTTCTTTTCCGCGGCGGTGGGCTTGCCCTTCCGCCGGGTAATGGAGCTGAGTTCGCTGATGGCGCTCACTGGTGCCGCCCCGTTCCTGTCAATAGGCCCCCTGCGGCCGGCATTCCTGCCGGGCGCAGTGCCCTGGGTATGTGCTTAGCGGCCATGTGGTCTCCTTTGGTCATCGTGGCCTCCACGTTTCCGGTGTCCGCGCGAGGCGGTTGTGCGCTCCCACTGCGGCCCGGCTTCCCCGTCGAGGCACTGGCAGTCGGCGGCCTTGCGCCGCCGGGAAATGGGGGGTTGAAAAAGCGGTTCCGTACCAAAGTAAACGTTTTCTTGACTCGTGTATAGCCCTTTGTTAGTTTTTGAGAAAACGCTTTCCGCTTGACCCGCCACTACGAAGAAGCACAAGGCCTTAGGGGGCAGCACAGTGCGGTTACGCCTCAAGAAACCCTTTCAGCCCGGATGTACTGTTCGGGAAGATGCCGGCCCATGACGGCGCCAACGGGCCCCATCCCAGGGTCGACCCCAACCGGGCCTGGGCCACTATCGATCCCGCCATCAGAAAACGTCCGAACAGGAGGCATGCCCATGACTGATACGGGCCAGCCGACCCGGCCCAGCGCCATCGCCGGCTACGGAGACTGGCCTGCCTATGTTCAGCAGCACGCCCGTTACCACGCTGCCACCGCTGCAGCCCAGGAACTTGCGGACGCCCTCGGCGTGCCGGGGGCGCTTCCCTCCCCTGACGTGACCGTCCATTGGGAGGAGACGCACGACGGCGTCACCACCTCCCAGCTCGGCTGGCAGCTGGGCTTCGGCCCCCGCAGTACGGGCTGGCTGATCCGCCCGGCGGGCGCGTCCGGGCCGGTGCCCGGCATCCTGGCGCTGCACTGCCACGGCGGCAACAAGTTCGGCGGCGCGGACCGGCTGGTGGAACTCCCCGAGTCCCATCCCTCCGCAGAAAACGCCCGGGCCGGCCACTACGACGGCCGCGCCCTGGCCACGGACCTGGCCCGCGCCGGTTTCGCCGTCCTGGCCCACGACACGTTCGGCTGGGGCAGCCGCCGTTTTGACTTATCGGTTCCGCCCCGGCGGACGGCCGCCGCGCTGGAGGCGCGGCAGGCACAGTGGCGGCAGGACGGCGTCGTACCTTCCGGGGCCGACGTGTACAACGCCGCCGCCGGATTCCACGAGGAAACGCTGGCCAGGACCGCCGGCCTGCTGGGCACCAGCCTCGCCGGGATGGTGGCCCACGACGACCTCGCAGCCCTGGAGATCCTCGCCGCGCTGCCGGACGTGGACCAGGAACGGCTCGGCTGCATCGGTTTCTCCGGCGGCGGGGGCCGTTCCCTTGCCCTCGCCGTGCTGAGCCACCGCATCAAGAGCTACGTGGTGACGTGCATGATGACCACCTTCCAGGCGCTTCTGCCCGCCTTCCTCGACGCCCATTCATGGCTGCTGCAGACTCCGGGGCTCTGGAGGCTGGGTGACTGGCCGGAACTCACCGCGAGGGCCGGGGCCAGCCGCCTGCTGGTGCAGTACGCGCTTGCGGACCAGCTCTTCCCCGAAGACGGAATGCGCAACGCACACCGCATACTGGAGTCCCTGCACAGCCCCGAAAGCTACACCGGGAGCTTCTGGCCGGGGGGCCACATCTTCACCGCCGGCATGCAGCGGGAAGCGATCGATTTCCTGTCTGCCTCGCTCGGCGCCAATGATCTTAATACCCTTCCTCCCTTCAGCTACCAAGGACCCTGCTCATGATCG
The Arthrobacter sp. PGP41 genome window above contains:
- a CDS encoding carbohydrate ABC transporter permease codes for the protein MSAISELSSITRRKGKPTAAEKKANGRDNKAAYIFLLPWLVGLVAITIGPMLMSLYLSFTDYNLLQPPEWVGLDNFTRMLTDARLHNSLGVTFAYVFIGVPLQLAVALLIALVLDKGLRGLPFYRSVFYLPSLLGGSVAVAILWKQIFGTTGLVNQVLAMFGIQGPGWISDPSTALGSIILLHVWTFGAPMIIFLAGLRQIPNMYYEAAKVDGATTLQQFWRITLPMLSPIIFFNLVLQIIGSFQSFTQAFIVSGGNGGPSDSTMFFTLYLYQKGFGQFDMGYASAMAWILLVIIGVFTAINFIASKYWVFYDD
- a CDS encoding acetylxylan esterase, whose translation is MTDTGQPTRPSAIAGYGDWPAYVQQHARYHAATAAAQELADALGVPGALPSPDVTVHWEETHDGVTTSQLGWQLGFGPRSTGWLIRPAGASGPVPGILALHCHGGNKFGGADRLVELPESHPSAENARAGHYDGRALATDLARAGFAVLAHDTFGWGSRRFDLSVPPRRTAAALEARQAQWRQDGVVPSGADVYNAAAGFHEETLARTAGLLGTSLAGMVAHDDLAALEILAALPDVDQERLGCIGFSGGGGRSLALAVLSHRIKSYVVTCMMTTFQALLPAFLDAHSWLLQTPGLWRLGDWPELTARAGASRLLVQYALADQLFPEDGMRNAHRILESLHSPESYTGSFWPGGHIFTAGMQREAIDFLSASLGANDLNTLPPFSYQGPCS
- a CDS encoding carbohydrate ABC transporter permease; this translates as MTTKLETLPASDKKSGGAGKPTNHRKPRESRGTLAFSKAQRGKAFMKHAVLILAGALMIYPLLWMVVSSLRPNELIFREPGLWLNSLEMSNYTSGWSALTHPFGHYMINSAIVVIGSILGNLISCSMAAYAFARLQFTAKKLLFGIMLLTIMLPFHVVIVPQYILFSQIGWVNTFWPLIVPKLLATEAFFVFLMVQFIRGIPRELDEAARIDGAGHPRIFLRVILPLMVPALATTTIFTFIWTWNDFFGALIYLTDPDMFTVPVALRAFVDSQSATSWGSLFAMSIVSLLPVFLVFLFGQRFLIKGIATTGIK